One genomic segment of bacterium includes these proteins:
- a CDS encoding fibronectin type III domain-containing protein: MRKEANGNIASRTKEKRGNSKYVYLLFFFLPLFFVVNCWGQAAPIPAPAYVYDGLTPPDLDFTNSTTSLSANWAPITESKADYYVDGYECAIGTSPGATDVVDWTNVGNVTSTTLSTPTLNHGTTYYFSVRGWRSVDKGEVATSDGITVDTKPPSSQVEQLPQITDSLSFTVTWSGTDDGGVIIVPTVEVVNKADAAVAQVGGPSGILNYDVQYRDGDTGAWTDWQMETTATSATFTGENGHTYYFRCRARDSAGNVEDWPVEPSYDTFTTIQVAGPPAPDYVNDGLTPLDIDFTNSTDQLSANWASVSEAYGYEVAIGTSPTTTDILNWTDVSGVTSTTRTGLSLTHGTTYYFLVRAYDANHIAGGSTSSDGVTVDTQPPSSQVNPLPSTTPSLSFTVSWTGTDSPAGILNYDVQYRDGDTGAWTDWQMETTATSATFTGENGHTYYFRCRARDSAGNVEDWPSTPDTQTAINIGAVSLTVVATPSALSYSAGENSKSVTFGVTATGPQGVNLTTLTYRREYSDGTSEEIPEVISQRIEAGARVDITRDITIDDATRTRVLAGRTTGTFNLVATFSGNDDSGNAVSGSATISVEVRSGAPEVFTVSNLRIQFTARSPFAIGQEVRGKILLDASGTVPGDVRGVIYLDGNRWRSFGVRIRETGENEFDSDPLPTAESDVGRHTIRVEIVDPTALSAEANYEVSREAEIPAFSLSELILIADAAKLSDFHFSSTEREGNTNRYTLNGTAKLTIISLDNQQVEDVNIENLKIAYNDSDPKNSEIRSGRVIKEVDETAEPLFKKWKDCLAIRKVEYNYPEGSPTRPDFLSLSGMLHIPYLDQDLYQINDLHLNKDGIVGKDFHTNHEWNVFGFIFSIKDIGSAPSISVGKDSSGYYISISGDLSVNMRGGSPHKIADYSNFKFAYNRSTDDFTIAGTFNITDPFGFIPGNNYLELNRLQFAKETETWFIKASCRFHKENLPDGVKDLLQKIPALPETVEFKFSKGGNIVGKIALLNELGSSGPGHHLNYDFANSRTSSVDPTEYRIPKIDYVLDPTYIGINLKWENGEFVKDQSSIEFALDLYLSKFKDDSGNWVEDENRRRVQVGDVNASGEFTPGVRILMDGGVEWNAPMITVVRGLRYSFCDDKILLRLNELAFQVYPFVISINGSIGVDFSMIEGGIDLGLNIDLDGNVDWRLGGGGRFDIVNVVHIGVDNLDFWGGPEPREITLNFDTTTGEGSGRNFSQSGDQTIQVKRYFKFENATIDLGREGSWFHGSVEQFLIYTTTEGNTKVSIRHADVSIAGISLLSDYDYHNPMLRVAGKATIPSGQEIIIVGKLGWGADIGDMTFGLFGAVGGLTIQIGPVTLTDVGGGFFYNPVAEDLETVRHMCGFNRPEMDERIQSRRPGGADNPGKFAVLLYAGAVIASDDLVKGKALISLTENYFNLDAEVDVLPSANLAKGVVYLGVGWSPFYAEGSIDIEVNAVDIITGKGHLDFYVYSSDAWGIMGNANLKVIRIIDVTAELFVGNPGFMFDGKVGAGIDLYIVSGGFELETMFWYKRSPPSSWGAYAKGKAWGDVLGGLIGAKVSLEGALIHTSPAFIIYTVGGLKIEICWVTVFDGSVWLALSTEDGLDGGTGRNSRYDELIDEARHMADEMEEEKNRVKQEMDEAKRAFDQLSAEQRRIAGSTVIQPDVEKARIVNEVYTSEMSWWDYYSGESSATATISTIRSIWENVIDGTEAQSLANRRTELLNSQNEIDQMNQQMIEKYNAVVEKINQYSALLEAELPSIRELGEMGTPFLGYNEQTITASDGSTRTIRVGFNMDWTKADQQANALQEVKEQSAAYEQRLLQLVGQFEENIQRLDGLLHWEDPAVAPLAGDYYRRFQKINHHYRTYLNYLKDNFESCWRRLNTLNSTTTEAALSSSFSNLAQRTNVLPLGDASLKQWTNQRIDNINRLLGKTRGEEGSYNPILSDSDPIERWREVWRDSGLELWYRVPMAGLEDFVMRSYNSKLLEAENSFKNIINTFCLPWKNYTDSLDNIYRRKARLYEILYDLYDQLALCDGEFIRITSIEGTSPDLPGMQLRNYQSIERLEGILREGQGIRQIEEMGGPVVGPRPLPAGGSVLVSENVMGFMTKRLYFTLKKEEVALYLVVPEIVSFTGEAITSDRGYVDLNLSWSANHPYRDNRYPERSGVVEYSWAIKYPAFDPALTWVYGVPSPPTSLARYSVGKATSISLPLFSWALYTQRETYEVYLRARGAGGYTIERRGTILIDLQPQHAGMRNSLNTSDGTPPTKPYVEVKGPFTASSGEMWGRWRSADPESGIQEYQYKIVRLAGRTSSLPNSTSRVYADKSEPLPLIVGETVGGVRTTNRVAGSKAHIEGESEFGGIIQTFFDVIPWTSAMGMTEMNIRGLSLEHNTSYKLLVRAKNGAGLWSEVGESMPVKVDLTPPDPPYSATIRIENLFGYPTTSSSNSTLSPRDKIMALPVSGGVQMEGSGISGLRNSVIQTIIEGSALQLQGTTAPQILQQAEEKPFVLRLSWEWDIYNDRESGISGHRYAIGTAPDNTEILNWTDLPIPSTTAETLPQVERTTTSISIVEFPARSGVTYYLRVRSINGAGVAGEERVVSVTCQLDDSTPPTSPGVAVLRELPPLTVHPSTIPEETLRPLRIIWTQARDRESGIVEYKCAVGRSAGADDVVPWTSVGRQHEFILPDSLPYGTLFYSVKAINGAGLETVSTVSLPYSPTTQIQPVETGTIIQAPSGR; encoded by the coding sequence ATGAGAAAAGAGGCAAACGGAAATATTGCAAGCAGGACGAAAGAAAAACGAGGGAATAGTAAGTATGTCTATTTGCTCTTTTTCTTTCTCCCCCTCTTCTTCGTTGTCAACTGCTGGGGGCAGGCTGCTCCTATCCCTGCGCCAGCTTATGTCTATGATGGTCTAACCCCTCCCGATTTAGACTTCACCAATTCAACCACCAGCCTTTCAGCCAACTGGGCACCTATTACTGAATCTAAAGCAGATTACTATGTGGATGGTTACGAATGCGCCATCGGAACATCACCAGGTGCAACTGATGTAGTGGATTGGACAAATGTGGGAAATGTAACTTCCACCACTCTCTCTACACCAACATTAAATCACGGAACGACCTATTACTTCTCCGTTCGGGGTTGGCGGAGCGTGGATAAAGGGGAAGTCGCGACCTCGGACGGAATTACAGTGGATACTAAACCACCTTCATCACAAGTAGAGCAACTCCCTCAAATTACCGATTCGCTATCCTTTACAGTTACCTGGAGCGGCACGGATGACGGAGGGGTAATCATAGTCCCAACTGTAGAGGTGGTTAACAAAGCAGACGCGGCTGTGGCCCAAGTGGGCGGTCCCTCTGGCATCCTCAACTATGATGTTCAGTATAGGGATGGAGATACTGGGGCTTGGACTGACTGGCAGATGGAGACTACCGCTACATCGGCTACATTTACAGGAGAGAACGGTCATACATACTATTTCCGCTGTAGGGCAAGGGACAGCGCTGGCAATGTAGAGGATTGGCCTGTAGAGCCTTCCTATGATACCTTTACGACTATCCAGGTAGCAGGTCCTCCCGCTCCAGACTATGTCAATGACGGACTAACTCCTCTGGATATTGATTTCACCAACTCTACCGACCAGCTATCAGCGAATTGGGCATCCGTGAGCGAAGCGTATGGCTATGAGGTTGCAATAGGGACTTCTCCCACCACAACCGATATCCTCAACTGGACAGATGTGAGCGGTGTGACCTCTACCACAAGGACGGGCTTATCGCTCACCCACGGAACCACTTACTACTTCTTAGTAAGAGCTTACGATGCTAACCATATCGCAGGTGGTTCAACTTCCTCGGATGGCGTAACAGTTGATACACAACCGCCATCATCTCAAGTTAATCCTTTGCCATCAACTACCCCATCACTCTCCTTCACGGTTTCTTGGACGGGAACGGATTCACCAGCGGGCATCCTCAACTATGATGTTCAGTATAGGGACGGAGATACTGGGGCTTGGACTGACTGGCAGATGGAGACTACCGCTACATCGGCTACATTTACAGGAGAGAACGGTCATACATACTATTTCCGCTGTAGGGCAAGGGACAGCGCTGGCAATGTAGAGGATTGGCCTTCTACTCCCGACACTCAAACAGCTATCAACATCGGTGCTGTTTCCCTAACTGTTGTTGCCACTCCTTCTGCTCTTTCTTACAGCGCAGGAGAAAATAGCAAAAGCGTAACATTTGGGGTGACGGCGACCGGTCCACAGGGAGTAAATCTCACGACCCTGACTTATAGGCGTGAATACAGCGATGGGACATCGGAGGAGATACCGGAGGTAATTTCCCAGAGGATAGAAGCTGGGGCAAGGGTTGACATAACAAGAGACATCACTATTGATGATGCAACTCGCACGAGGGTTCTTGCCGGCAGAACAACCGGCACATTCAATCTCGTAGCTACATTCAGCGGAAACGATGATAGCGGGAACGCTGTAAGTGGTTCAGCAACAATAAGTGTTGAAGTTCGCTCGGGAGCGCCCGAAGTCTTTACGGTTAGCAACTTAAGAATACAATTCACCGCCAGAAGCCCCTTTGCAATTGGGCAAGAGGTTAGGGGAAAGATTTTGCTGGATGCTTCAGGAACGGTGCCTGGGGATGTGAGGGGAGTAATCTATCTTGATGGAAACAGATGGAGAAGCTTTGGCGTCAGAATAAGGGAGACAGGGGAGAACGAATTTGATAGCGACCCTCTTCCTACTGCTGAAAGCGATGTTGGGAGACACACGATAAGAGTTGAGATAGTTGACCCAACCGCTTTGAGCGCTGAGGCGAACTACGAAGTCAGTAGAGAGGCGGAGATTCCCGCTTTCAGCTTAAGCGAGCTAATCCTAATCGCTGATGCTGCTAAGCTATCTGATTTCCACTTCTCCTCGACCGAAAGGGAGGGTAACACAAATCGTTATACCCTCAATGGGACGGCGAAGCTTACAATCATCTCCCTGGATAACCAGCAAGTAGAAGATGTTAATATAGAGAATTTGAAGATAGCTTATAATGATAGTGACCCCAAGAATTCAGAGATTCGCTCGGGTAGGGTTATAAAAGAAGTTGACGAGACAGCGGAACCGTTGTTCAAGAAGTGGAAGGATTGTCTTGCGATAAGAAAGGTTGAATACAACTATCCTGAGGGAAGCCCGACGAGACCCGACTTCCTCTCCCTCAGTGGTATGCTACATATACCTTACCTGGACCAAGACCTCTACCAGATAAACGACCTTCATTTGAATAAGGACGGAATCGTGGGGAAGGATTTCCATACTAACCACGAGTGGAATGTATTCGGCTTTATTTTCTCAATAAAGGACATAGGAAGTGCTCCCTCAATCTCCGTGGGGAAGGATAGTTCTGGCTATTACATTTCCATTTCAGGCGACCTTTCGGTCAATATGCGGGGAGGTTCTCCTCACAAGATAGCCGATTACAGCAACTTCAAGTTTGCCTATAATAGAAGCACTGATGATTTCACCATCGCAGGCACATTCAATATAACCGACCCGTTCGGCTTCATACCGGGGAACAACTATCTTGAACTAAATCGTCTCCAATTTGCAAAGGAAACCGAGACCTGGTTCATCAAGGCTTCTTGCAGGTTCCATAAGGAAAATCTTCCGGACGGTGTGAAAGATTTGCTCCAAAAGATACCTGCATTGCCGGAGACTGTTGAATTCAAGTTCAGCAAGGGAGGGAACATAGTGGGGAAGATAGCATTGTTGAACGAGTTGGGGAGCAGTGGTCCAGGACACCATCTAAATTATGATTTCGCGAATTCAAGGACATCCTCCGTCGACCCCACCGAATACCGCATACCGAAAATAGACTATGTACTTGACCCTACCTATATCGGGATAAATCTCAAGTGGGAGAACGGAGAGTTCGTAAAGGACCAAAGCAGCATAGAGTTTGCGCTTGACCTTTATCTTTCTAAATTTAAGGACGATAGCGGAAACTGGGTTGAGGACGAGAATCGCAGGAGAGTGCAGGTGGGAGATGTAAATGCGAGTGGTGAGTTCACACCTGGCGTGAGGATATTAATGGACGGAGGGGTGGAATGGAATGCCCCAATGATTACAGTGGTTAGAGGATTGAGGTATTCCTTCTGCGATGATAAAATCCTCCTCAGGCTGAATGAGCTGGCTTTTCAGGTTTATCCGTTCGTAATAAGTATAAATGGCTCAATTGGGGTTGATTTCTCAATGATAGAGGGTGGGATAGACTTAGGGTTGAATATAGACTTGGATGGGAATGTTGATTGGAGGTTAGGAGGCGGTGGACGCTTTGATATCGTGAATGTCGTTCATATAGGCGTTGATAATTTGGATTTCTGGGGTGGTCCTGAGCCAAGAGAGATAACCCTCAATTTTGACACGACCACTGGCGAGGGAAGCGGAAGGAATTTCTCGCAGAGCGGAGACCAAACAATCCAGGTAAAAAGATACTTTAAGTTTGAAAATGCCACAATAGACCTCGGGAGAGAAGGAAGTTGGTTTCATGGGAGTGTAGAACAGTTCCTAATTTATACAACAACTGAGGGAAATACCAAGGTCTCCATAAGACACGCAGATGTTAGCATAGCTGGTATTTCGCTTCTAAGCGATTACGATTATCATAACCCTATGTTGAGGGTGGCGGGAAAGGCGACTATACCCAGCGGTCAGGAGATAATAATAGTTGGGAAACTGGGATGGGGAGCAGATATAGGAGATATGACATTTGGTCTATTCGGAGCTGTTGGAGGGTTAACGATTCAGATAGGCCCTGTAACCTTAACTGATGTAGGAGGCGGATTCTTCTACAACCCCGTTGCCGAGGATTTGGAAACAGTGAGACATATGTGTGGATTCAACAGACCCGAGATGGACGAGAGGATACAATCAAGGAGACCAGGAGGTGCGGATAATCCCGGTAAATTCGCCGTTCTTCTCTATGCAGGGGCGGTTATCGCCTCCGATGACTTGGTGAAGGGTAAAGCTCTCATATCCCTAACGGAGAACTACTTCAACCTGGATGCAGAGGTTGATGTCCTGCCAAGCGCGAACCTCGCTAAGGGGGTGGTTTATCTTGGGGTTGGCTGGAGCCCCTTCTACGCGGAGGGCTCAATTGACATAGAAGTTAACGCGGTGGATATCATAACAGGAAAAGGGCATCTTGACTTTTATGTATATAGTAGCGATGCTTGGGGTATAATGGGGAATGCCAATTTGAAGGTGATAAGAATAATAGATGTCACAGCTGAGCTTTTCGTTGGTAATCCCGGTTTTATGTTTGATGGGAAGGTGGGAGCAGGGATTGACCTTTATATCGTGAGTGGAGGATTTGAGCTTGAGACGATGTTCTGGTATAAGAGGTCGCCTCCCTCTTCCTGGGGCGCCTACGCTAAGGGAAAAGCTTGGGGCGATGTACTTGGCGGACTGATAGGTGCAAAGGTATCCCTTGAGGGAGCGCTTATCCATACCTCGCCAGCCTTCATCATCTACACTGTTGGAGGGTTGAAGATCGAAATATGCTGGGTAACAGTATTTGATGGCAGTGTTTGGTTAGCACTGAGCACCGAAGACGGATTAGATGGTGGAACGGGAAGGAACTCCCGCTATGACGAGCTGATAGATGAAGCGAGACATATGGCGGATGAGATGGAGGAGGAGAAGAACAGGGTAAAGCAGGAGATGGATGAAGCGAAGAGGGCTTTCGACCAATTATCGGCGGAGCAGAGAAGGATAGCGGGTAGCACAGTGATACAGCCGGATGTGGAAAAAGCCAGAATTGTTAACGAGGTCTACACTTCCGAAATGAGCTGGTGGGACTATTATTCAGGGGAGTCATCAGCAACCGCGACAATATCAACTATAAGAAGTATCTGGGAAAATGTGATTGATGGCACGGAGGCACAAAGTTTAGCCAATAGAAGAACTGAGTTATTGAATAGCCAAAACGAGATAGACCAGATGAATCAGCAGATGATTGAGAAATACAACGCAGTGGTTGAAAAGATAAACCAATATTCTGCTCTTCTTGAGGCGGAACTTCCAAGCATAAGGGAATTGGGGGAGATGGGAACTCCGTTCCTGGGTTACAACGAGCAAACTATAACGGCGAGCGATGGTTCAACCAGGACCATAAGGGTGGGCTTCAATATGGACTGGACTAAAGCTGACCAGCAGGCGAATGCTTTACAAGAGGTTAAGGAACAATCAGCCGCCTACGAGCAAAGGCTCCTCCAGTTGGTCGGTCAATTTGAGGAGAACATCCAGAGATTGGATGGTCTCCTCCACTGGGAGGACCCAGCTGTTGCACCTCTCGCCGGTGATTACTACCGGAGATTTCAAAAAATAAACCATCATTATAGAACTTACCTTAATTATCTAAAAGATAACTTTGAGAGTTGCTGGAGGAGACTTAATACCCTAAATAGCACTACCACGGAAGCCGCACTTTCTTCCTCTTTTTCCAACCTCGCCCAAAGAACAAATGTACTTCCCCTTGGCGATGCTTCCTTAAAACAATGGACCAACCAGCGCATAGATAATATAAATCGCCTGCTGGGTAAAACGAGAGGGGAGGAAGGGTCTTATAATCCAATTTTGTCGGATTCCGACCCTATAGAAAGATGGAGGGAAGTCTGGAGGGACTCGGGGTTGGAGCTTTGGTATAGGGTGCCTATGGCAGGGTTGGAAGATTTCGTTATGCGTTCCTACAACTCTAAATTGCTTGAGGCTGAGAACAGTTTCAAAAACATCATCAACACTTTCTGTCTTCCCTGGAAGAATTACACGGATTCCTTGGATAATATCTATAGAAGAAAGGCCAGGCTATACGAGATACTTTACGACCTTTATGACCAATTGGCTCTCTGCGATGGAGAATTTATCCGCATAACATCAATAGAGGGTACTTCACCCGACCTACCGGGAATGCAATTACGAAATTACCAGTCAATTGAAAGGCTAGAAGGAATTTTGAGAGAAGGACAGGGAATAAGACAAATAGAGGAAATGGGTGGGCCTGTTGTGGGACCGAGGCCGCTTCCCGCGGGTGGTTCGGTCTTAGTAAGCGAGAATGTAATGGGCTTTATGACGAAACGACTATATTTCACACTAAAGAAAGAGGAAGTAGCCTTGTATCTCGTCGTTCCAGAGATAGTTTCCTTTACTGGTGAAGCTATTACCAGCGATAGAGGATATGTAGACCTGAACCTATCCTGGAGTGCGAACCATCCTTACAGAGATAATAGATATCCTGAAAGGAGCGGAGTTGTTGAATATAGCTGGGCTATAAAATACCCAGCTTTTGACCCTGCTTTGACCTGGGTTTATGGCGTTCCTTCTCCACCGACAAGTCTTGCTCGGTATTCGGTGGGCAAAGCTACCTCTATATCACTGCCTTTGTTCTCGTGGGCACTATATACCCAAAGAGAGACCTATGAAGTTTACCTGCGGGCGAGAGGAGCCGGAGGCTACACGATAGAAAGAAGAGGAACAATTCTCATAGACTTACAACCCCAACACGCTGGTATGAGGAACAGTCTTAATACAAGCGACGGCACTCCACCAACTAAGCCGTATGTTGAAGTAAAGGGACCGTTCACGGCGAGCTCGGGAGAGATGTGGGGAAGATGGCGCTCTGCTGACCCAGAATCAGGGATACAAGAATATCAATACAAGATCGTTAGATTAGCAGGTAGAACAAGCTCTCTTCCCAATTCCACCTCTCGGGTTTATGCCGATAAATCTGAACCTCTGCCCCTCATAGTTGGAGAGACAGTTGGAGGTGTAAGAACCACTAATAGGGTTGCCGGTAGTAAGGCACATATAGAAGGGGAATCGGAATTTGGCGGTATCATTCAAACTTTCTTTGATGTAATCCCCTGGACATCGGCAATGGGGATGACTGAGATGAATATAAGGGGGTTGTCCTTAGAGCATAACACGAGCTACAAGCTTTTGGTGAGGGCGAAAAATGGGGCTGGATTGTGGAGCGAAGTGGGAGAATCAATGCCCGTTAAAGTCGACCTAACACCTCCTGACCCACCCTATAGCGCAACCATCAGAATTGAAAACCTCTTCGGATATCCCACAACATCCTCTTCAAATTCCACCTTAAGTCCAAGGGATAAGATAATGGCTTTGCCTGTGAGTGGAGGCGTGCAAATGGAGGGGAGTGGTATAAGCGGTTTAAGGAATTCTGTAATCCAGACAATCATCGAGGGAAGTGCCCTCCAGCTTCAAGGAACGACAGCTCCCCAAATTCTTCAACAGGCTGAGGAAAAGCCATTTGTGCTTCGCCTCAGCTGGGAATGGGATATCTATAATGATAGGGAATCGGGAATCTCAGGGCATCGCTATGCGATAGGAACAGCTCCCGATAATACGGAAATCCTCAACTGGACGGATTTGCCCATCCCCTCAACAACAGCAGAGACTTTGCCCCAGGTAGAAAGAACAACAACATCCATCTCAATAGTTGAATTTCCCGCCCGAAGCGGCGTGACTTATTACCTTAGGGTTAGGTCAATTAATGGCGCCGGTGTTGCTGGGGAGGAGAGGGTTGTAAGTGTAACCTGCCAATTGGACGATTCCACACCGCCTACTTCACCCGGTGTAGCAGTTCTAAGGGAACTTCCTCCATTAACTGTACATCCTTCAACAATTCCTGAGGAGACTCTCCGTCCGCTGAGAATAATATGGACACAAGCAAGAGATAGGGAATCGGGAATCGTTGAATACAAGTGTGCAGTGGGTAGAAGCGCCGGGGCGGATGATGTGGTTCCCTGGACCTCAGTGGGAAGACAGCATGAATTCATCCTTCCCGATTCACTTCCCTATGGAACATTGTTCTACTCCGTGAAAGCAATTAATGGAGCAGGATTGGAAACTGTTTCAACTGTTAGTCTCCCATATTCTCCAACAACTCAAATTCAACCCGTTGAGACCGGGACAATAATACAGGCACCTTCAGGAAGATAA